A single Ctenopharyngodon idella isolate HZGC_01 chromosome 22, HZGC01, whole genome shotgun sequence DNA region contains:
- the LOC127504593 gene encoding tubulin alpha-1A chain isoform X2: MRECISIHVGQAGVQIGNACWELYCLEHGIQPDGQMPSDKTIGGGDDSFNTFFSETGAGKHVPRAVFVDLEPTVIDEVRTGTYRQLFHPEQLITGKEDAANNYARGHYTIGKEIIDLVLDRIRKLADQCTGLQGFLVFHSFGGGTGSGFTSLLMERLSVDYGKKSKLEFSIYPAPQVSTAVVEPYNSILTTHTTLEHSDCAFMVDNEAIYDICRRNLDIERPTYTNLNRLIGQIVSSITASLRFDGALNVDLTEFQTNLVPYPRIHFPLATYAPVISAEKAYHEQLSVAEITNACFEPANQMVKCDPRHGKYMACCLLYRGDVVPKDVNAAIATIKTKRTIQFVDWCPTGFKVGINYQPPTVVPGGDLAKVQRAVCMLSNTTAIAEAWARLDHKFDLMYAKRAFVHWYVGEGMEEGEFSEAREDMAALEKDYEEVGVDSIEGEGEEEGEEY, translated from the exons ATG CGTGAGTGCATCTCGATCCACGTTGGTCAAGCTGGAGTCCAGATTGGCAATGCCTGCTGGGAACTCTATTGTCTTGAGCATGGCATCCAGCCAGATGGGCAGATGCCCAGCGACAAGACCATTGGAGGTGGTGATGACTCCTTCAACACCTTCTTCAGTGAGACTGGAGCTGGAAAACACGTCCCCAGGGCTGTGTTTGTAGACCTGGAGCCCACTGTCATTG ATGAGGTGCGCACTGGGACATACCGTCAGCTGTTCCACCCTGAGCAGCTCATCACAGGAAAGGAAGATGCTGCCAATAACTACGCTCGTGGACACTACACTATTGGAAAAGAAATCATTGACCTGGTGCTGGACAGGATTCGCAAACTG GCTGACCAGTGCACAGGCCTCCAGGGTTTCCTGGTGTTCCACAGCTTTGGTGGTGGAACCGGTTCTGGCTTCACCTCTCTGCTGATGGAGCGTCTGTCTGTGGACTATGGCAAGAAGTCCAAGCTGGAGTTCTCCATCTACCCCGCTCCTCAGGTCTCCACCGCTGTGGTAGAGCCTTACAACTCCATCCTGACCACCCACACCACCCTAGAGCACTCTGACTGTGCCTTCATGGTAGACAATGAGGCCATTTATGATATCTGCCGTAGGAACCTCGACATTGAGCGTCCTACTTACACCAACCTCAACAGGCTCATTGGCCAGATTGTGTCCTCCATCACAGCCTCCCTCAGGTTTGATGGAGCCCTCAATGTCGATCTCACTGAGTTCCAGACCAACTTGGTGCCTTATCCTCGTATACACTTCCCACTGGCTACCTATGCCCCAGTGATCTCTGCAGAGAAGGCTTACCATGAGCAGCTCTCTGTGGCTGAGATCACTAATGCTTGCTTCgagccagccaatcagatggTGAAATGTGACCCACGTCACGGCAAGTACATGGCTTGCTGCCTGCTGTACCGTGGTGACGTGGTGCCCAAAGATGTGAATGCTGCAATCGCCACCATCAAGACCAAGCGCACCATCCAGTTTGTGGACTGGTGTCCCACTGGTTTCAAGGTCGGCATCAACTACCAGCCTCCCACTGTGGTTCCAGGTGGTGATCTGGCTAAAGTGCAGAGGGCCGTGTGCATGCTGAGCAACACCACAGCTATTGCTGAGGCCTGGGCTCGTCTCGATCATAAGTTCGATCTGATGTACGCCAAGCGTGCCTTTGTGCACTGGTATGTGGGTGAGGGTATGGAGGAGGGTGAGTTCTCAGAGGCCAGAGAGGACATGGCTGCCCTGGAGAAAGATTACGAGGAGGTTGGTGTCGACTCCATCGAGGGTGAGGGAGAAGAGGAGGGCGAGGAGTATTAA
- the LOC127504593 gene encoding tubulin alpha-1A chain isoform X1, with the protein MRECISIHVGQAGVQIGNACWELYCLEHGIQPDGQMPSDKTIGGGDDSFNTFFSETGAGKHVPRAVFVDLEPTVIDEVRTGTYRQLFHPEQLITGKEDAANNYARGHYTIGKEIIDLVLDRIRKLVCSCKQTNKHKVNDILCLVTDQMVSFQADQCTGLQGFLVFHSFGGGTGSGFTSLLMERLSVDYGKKSKLEFSIYPAPQVSTAVVEPYNSILTTHTTLEHSDCAFMVDNEAIYDICRRNLDIERPTYTNLNRLIGQIVSSITASLRFDGALNVDLTEFQTNLVPYPRIHFPLATYAPVISAEKAYHEQLSVAEITNACFEPANQMVKCDPRHGKYMACCLLYRGDVVPKDVNAAIATIKTKRTIQFVDWCPTGFKVGINYQPPTVVPGGDLAKVQRAVCMLSNTTAIAEAWARLDHKFDLMYAKRAFVHWYVGEGMEEGEFSEAREDMAALEKDYEEVGVDSIEGEGEEEGEEY; encoded by the exons ATG CGTGAGTGCATCTCGATCCACGTTGGTCAAGCTGGAGTCCAGATTGGCAATGCCTGCTGGGAACTCTATTGTCTTGAGCATGGCATCCAGCCAGATGGGCAGATGCCCAGCGACAAGACCATTGGAGGTGGTGATGACTCCTTCAACACCTTCTTCAGTGAGACTGGAGCTGGAAAACACGTCCCCAGGGCTGTGTTTGTAGACCTGGAGCCCACTGTCATTG ATGAGGTGCGCACTGGGACATACCGTCAGCTGTTCCACCCTGAGCAGCTCATCACAGGAAAGGAAGATGCTGCCAATAACTACGCTCGTGGACACTACACTATTGGAAAAGAAATCATTGACCTGGTGCTGGACAGGATTCGCAAACTGGTATGTagttgtaaacaaacaaacaaacataaagtGAATGATATATTATGTTTGGTTACTGACCAGATGGTTTCTTTTCAGGCTGACCAGTGCACAGGCCTCCAGGGTTTCCTGGTGTTCCACAGCTTTGGTGGTGGAACCGGTTCTGGCTTCACCTCTCTGCTGATGGAGCGTCTGTCTGTGGACTATGGCAAGAAGTCCAAGCTGGAGTTCTCCATCTACCCCGCTCCTCAGGTCTCCACCGCTGTGGTAGAGCCTTACAACTCCATCCTGACCACCCACACCACCCTAGAGCACTCTGACTGTGCCTTCATGGTAGACAATGAGGCCATTTATGATATCTGCCGTAGGAACCTCGACATTGAGCGTCCTACTTACACCAACCTCAACAGGCTCATTGGCCAGATTGTGTCCTCCATCACAGCCTCCCTCAGGTTTGATGGAGCCCTCAATGTCGATCTCACTGAGTTCCAGACCAACTTGGTGCCTTATCCTCGTATACACTTCCCACTGGCTACCTATGCCCCAGTGATCTCTGCAGAGAAGGCTTACCATGAGCAGCTCTCTGTGGCTGAGATCACTAATGCTTGCTTCgagccagccaatcagatggTGAAATGTGACCCACGTCACGGCAAGTACATGGCTTGCTGCCTGCTGTACCGTGGTGACGTGGTGCCCAAAGATGTGAATGCTGCAATCGCCACCATCAAGACCAAGCGCACCATCCAGTTTGTGGACTGGTGTCCCACTGGTTTCAAGGTCGGCATCAACTACCAGCCTCCCACTGTGGTTCCAGGTGGTGATCTGGCTAAAGTGCAGAGGGCCGTGTGCATGCTGAGCAACACCACAGCTATTGCTGAGGCCTGGGCTCGTCTCGATCATAAGTTCGATCTGATGTACGCCAAGCGTGCCTTTGTGCACTGGTATGTGGGTGAGGGTATGGAGGAGGGTGAGTTCTCAGAGGCCAGAGAGGACATGGCTGCCCTGGAGAAAGATTACGAGGAGGTTGGTGTCGACTCCATCGAGGGTGAGGGAGAAGAGGAGGGCGAGGAGTATTAA
- the LOC127505313 gene encoding tubulin alpha-1B chain — MRECISIHVGQAGVQIGNACWELYCLEHGIQPDGQMPSDKTIGGGDDSFNTFFSETGAGKHVPRAVFVDLEPTVIDEVRTGTYRQLFHPEQLITGKEDAANNYARGHYTIGKEIIDLVLDRIRKLADQCTGLQGFLVFHSFGGGTGSGFTSLLMERLSVDYGKKSKLEFSIYPAPQVSTAVVEPYNSILTTHTTLEHSDCAFMVDNEAIYDICRRNLDIERPTYTNLNRLISQIVSSITASLRFDGALNVDLTEFQTNLVPYPRIHFPLATYAPVISAEKAYHEQLSVAEITNACFEPANQMVKCDPRHGKYMACCLLYRGDVVPKDVNAAIATIKTKRTIQFVDWCPTGFKVGINYQPPTVVPGGDLAKVQRAVCMLSNTTAIAEAWARLDHKFDLMYAKRAFVHWYVGEGMEEGEFSEAREDMAALEKDYEEVGVDSIEGEGEEEGEEY, encoded by the exons ATG CGTGAGTGCATCTCCATCCACGTTGGTCAAGCTGGAGTCCAGATTGGCAATGCCTGCTGGGAACTCTATTGTCTTGAGCATGGCATCCAGCCGGACGGGCAGATGCCCAGCGACAAGACCATTGGAGGAGGTGATGACTCCTTCAACACCTTCTTCAGTGAGACTGGAGCTGGAAAACACGTCCCCAGGGCTGTGTTTGTAGACCTGGAGCCCACTGTCATTG ATGAGGTGCGCACTGGGACATACCGTCAGCTGTTCCACCCTGAGCAGCTCATCACAGGAAAGGAAGATGCTGCCAATAACTACGCTCGTGGACACTACACTATTGGAAAAGAAATCATTGACCTGGTGCTGGACAGGATTCGCAAACTG GCTGACCAGTGCACAGGCCTCCAGGGTTTCCTGGTGTTCCACAGCTTTGGTGGTGGAACCGGTTCTGGCTTCACCTCTCTGCTGATGGAGCGTCTGTCTGTGGACTATGGCAAGAAGTCCAAGCTGGAGTTCTCCATCTACCCTGCTCCTCAGGTCTCCACCGCTGTGGTAGAGCCTTACAACTCCATCCTGACCACCCACACCACCCTAGAGCACTCTGACTGTGCCTTCATGGTAGACAATGAGGCCATTTATGATATCTGCCGTAGGAACCTCGACATTGAGCGTCCTACTTACACCAACCTCAACAGGCTGATCAGTCAGATTGTATCCTCCATCACAGCCTCCCTCAGGTTTGATGGCGCCCTCAATGTCGATCTCACCGAGTTCCAGACCAACTTGGTGCCCTATCCTCGTATCCACTTCCCACTGGCTACCTATGCCCCAGTGATCTCTGCAGAGAAGGCTTACCATGAGCAGCTCTCTGTGGCTGAGATCACTAATGCTTGCTTCgagccagccaatcagatggTGAAATGTGACCCACGTCACGGCAAGTACATGGCTTGCTGCCTGCTGTACCGTGGTGACGTGGTGCCCAAAGATGTGAACGCTGCAATTGCCACCATCAAGACCAAGCGCACCATCCAGTTTGTGGACTGGTGTCCCACTGGTTTCAAGGTCGGTATCAACTACCAGCCTCCCACTGTGGTTCCAGGTGGTGATCTGGCTAAAGTGCAGAGGGCCGTGTGCATGCTGAGCAACACCACAGCTATTGCTGAGGCCTGGGCTCGTCTCGATCATAAGTTCGATCTGATGTACGCCAAGCGTGCCTTTGTGCACTGGTATGTGGGTGAGGGTATGGAGGAGGGTGAGTTCTCAGAGGCCAGAGAGGACATGGCTGCCCTGGAGAAAGATTACGAGGAAGTCGGTGTCGACTCCATCGAGGGTGAAGGAGAGGAAGAGGGCGAggaatattaa
- the LOC127504594 gene encoding tubulin alpha-1C chain, giving the protein MRECISVHVGQAGVQIGNACWELYCLEHGIQPDGQMPSDKTVGRGDDSFNTFFSETGAGKHVPRAVFVDLEPTVIDEVRTGTYRQLFHPEQLITGKEDAANNYARGHYTIGKELIDLVLDRIRKLADQCTGLQGFLVFHSFGGGTGSGFTSLLMERLSVDYGKKSKLEFSIYPAPQVSTAVVEPYNSILTTHTTLEHSDCAFMVDNEAIYDICRRNLDIERPSYTNLNRLISQIVSSITASLRFDGALNVDLTEFQTNLVPYPRIHFPLATYAPVISAEKAYHEQLSVSEITNACFEPANQMVKCDPRHGKYMACCLLYRGDVVPKDVNAAIATIKTKRTIQFVDWCPTGFKVGINYQPPTVVPGGDLAKVQRAVCMLSNTTAIAEAWARLDHKFDLMYAKRAFVHWYVGEGMEEGEFSEAREDMAALEKDYEEVGAESVEGEDEGEEY; this is encoded by the exons atg CGTGAGTGCATCTCTGTCCATGTTGGTCAAGCTGGAGTCCAGATTGGCAATGCCTGCTGGGAACTCTATTGTCTTGAGCATGGCATTCAGCCGGACGGGCAGATGCCTAGTGACAAGACTGTCGGAAGAGGTGATGACTCCTTCAACACCTTCTTCAGTGAGACTGGAGCTGGAAAGCACGTGCCCAGGGCTGTGTTTGTAGACCTGGAGCCCACTGTCATTG ATGAGGTGCGCACTGGGACATACCGTCAGCTGTTCCACCCTGAGCAGCTCATCACAGGAAAGGAAGATGCTGCCAATAACTACGCTCGTGGACACTACACTATTGGCAAGGAGCTCATTGATCTTGTTTTGGACAGAATTCGCAAACTG GCTGACCAGTGCACAGGCCTCCAGGGTTTCCTGGTGTTCCACAGCTTTGGTGGTGGAACCGGTTCTGGCTTCACCTCTCTGCTGATGGAGCGTCTGTCTGTGGACTATGGCAAGAAGTCCAAGCTGGAGTTCTCCATCTACCCCGCTCCTCAGGTCTCCACCGCTGTGGTAGAGCCTTACAACTCCATCCTGACCACCCACACCACCCTAGAGCACTCTGACTGTGCCTTCATGGTAGACAATGAGGCCATTTATGATATCTGCCGTAGGAACCTCGACATTGAGCGTCCTTCTTACACCAATCTCAACAGGCTGATCAGTCAGATTGTATCCTCCATCACAGCCTCCCTCAGGTTTGATGGAGCCCTCAATGTCGATCTCACCGAGTTCCAGACTAACTTGGTGCCCTATCCTCGTATCCACTTCCCACTGGCTACCTATGCCCCAGTGATCTCTGCAGAGAAGGCTTACCATGAGCAGCTTTCTGTGTCTGAGATCACTAATGCTTGCTTCgagccagccaatcagatggTGAAATGTGACCCACGTCACGGCAAGTACATGGCTTGCTGCCTGCTGTACCGTGGTGACGTGGTGCCCAAAGATGTGAATGCTGCAATCGCCACCATCAAGACCAAGCGCACCATCCAGTTTGTGGACTGGTGTCCCACTGGTTTCAAGGTCGGCATCAACTACCAGCCTCCCACTGTGGTTCCAGGTGGTGATCTGGCTAAAGTGCAGAGGGCCGTGTGCATGCTGAGCAACACCACAGCTATTGCTGAGGCCTGGGCTCGTCTCGATCATAAGTTCGATCTGATGTACGCCAAGCGTGCCTTTGTGCACTGGTATGTGGGTGAGGGTATGGAGGAGGGTGAGTTCTCAGAGGCCAGAGAGGACATGGCTGCCCTGGAGAAAGATTACGAGGAGGTTGGAGCTGAGAGCGTGGAGGGAGAAGATGAGGGAGAAGAATATTAG